From a region of the Oceanithermus desulfurans genome:
- a CDS encoding type II toxin-antitoxin system RatA family toxin produces the protein MPTVEAEIVIPRPAAGVYAAAKDLEGLAPYLKDVKELKVLEQTPERSVTHYLAVAMGKKVQWTEVEEWDDANLRNRFYSEEGDFDKYEGTWVFTPEGEDATRVKLTLDYELNLPMFGALLQKLVKKLMQENIESFLQGLKDRCLADA, from the coding sequence ATGCCGACCGTAGAAGCCGAGATCGTGATTCCCAGGCCGGCGGCCGGGGTTTACGCCGCGGCCAAGGACCTGGAAGGGCTGGCCCCTTACCTGAAAGACGTCAAAGAACTCAAGGTGCTCGAGCAAACCCCCGAGCGCTCGGTGACCCACTACCTGGCCGTGGCCATGGGCAAGAAGGTGCAGTGGACCGAGGTGGAGGAGTGGGACGACGCCAACCTGAGGAACCGCTTCTACAGCGAAGAGGGTGACTTCGACAAGTACGAGGGCACCTGGGTCTTCACCCCCGAGGGCGAGGACGCGACCCGCGTCAAGCTGACCCTCGACTACGAGCTCAACCTGCCGATGTTCGGCGCGCTGCTGCAGAAGCTCGTCAAGAAGCTGATGCAAGAGAACATCGAGAGCTTCCTGCAGGGGCTAAAGGACCGTTGCCTGGCCGACGCGTGA